A genome region from Yoonia vestfoldensis includes the following:
- a CDS encoding response regulator — translation MDGTILVADDDRTIRTVLTQALTRAGCKVHATSSLVTLMRWVDEGKGDLVISDVVMPDGNGLDQLPKIAALRPGLPVIVISAQNTIMTAIQAAEADAYDYLPKPFDLPDLMKRAARALETKRRAGISRAPDMAASEQAGDLPLVGRTGVMQALYRLVARVMNTQLPVLITGESGTGKSLIARAVHDFSDRRSLPFIVVAPADLDGMDGPSTILSRARGGTILFDEVSDLTEADQARIVRMLDSLGDNAPRIMATSQNDLMARMEEGSFREDLFYRLGGVTVAVPSLRERVDDIPLLAEHFLARAEREGAPARRFGQAAIDMVRAYSWPGNVRQLENAVRRLVFTAAEEEISRAEVEMVLGNQPAIEPLRSGGEGEKLSASVGKHLRRYFDLHGGVLPPPGLYNRILKEVEGPLIEIALDATGGNQAKCADLLGINRNTLRKKITDLDIRVTRRRKLM, via the coding sequence ATGGACGGGACAATTCTGGTTGCCGATGATGACCGCACGATTCGCACCGTCCTGACACAGGCCCTGACGCGGGCGGGCTGCAAGGTCCATGCCACGTCCTCGCTGGTGACGCTGATGCGCTGGGTGGATGAGGGCAAGGGCGATCTGGTGATTTCCGATGTCGTCATGCCCGATGGCAACGGGCTGGATCAACTGCCGAAAATCGCCGCCCTGCGCCCCGGTCTGCCGGTGATCGTGATTTCGGCGCAAAACACGATCATGACCGCCATTCAGGCCGCCGAGGCGGATGCCTATGATTACCTGCCCAAACCCTTTGATCTGCCCGATCTGATGAAACGCGCCGCGCGCGCGCTGGAAACCAAACGCCGCGCGGGGATTTCGCGCGCCCCGGATATGGCGGCCTCGGAACAGGCCGGTGATCTGCCGCTGGTCGGGCGCACCGGTGTCATGCAGGCGCTTTACCGCTTGGTCGCGCGGGTGATGAACACCCAGCTGCCGGTGCTGATCACCGGCGAAAGCGGTACTGGCAAATCCCTGATCGCGCGCGCCGTGCATGATTTTTCGGACCGGCGCAGCCTGCCGTTTATCGTTGTCGCCCCCGCTGATCTGGATGGGATGGACGGGCCATCCACGATCCTGTCGCGCGCGCGCGGCGGCACGATCCTGTTTGACGAGGTCAGCGACCTGACCGAGGCGGATCAGGCGCGGATCGTGCGGATGCTGGACAGTCTGGGCGATAACGCGCCGCGCATCATGGCCACATCGCAAAACGACCTGATGGCCCGCATGGAAGAGGGGTCTTTCCGCGAAGACCTGTTCTACCGTCTGGGCGGCGTCACTGTCGCGGTGCCATCCTTGCGCGAAAGGGTGGATGATATCCCGCTTTTGGCCGAACATTTTCTGGCCCGCGCCGAACGCGAAGGCGCGCCCGCCCGCCGCTTTGGCCAAGCCGCCATCGATATGGTGCGCGCCTATAGCTGGCCGGGCAATGTGCGCCAGCTGGAAAATGCCGTGCGCCGTCTGGTCTTTACCGCCGCCGAGGAAGAGATTTCGCGCGCCGAGGTGGAAATGGTGCTGGGCAACCAGCCCGCGATCGAGCCTTTGCGCTCTGGCGGGGAGGGTGAAAAACTCTCGGCCAGCGTGGGCAAGCATCTGCGCCGCTATTTTGACCTGCATGGCGGGGTGCTGCCGCCACCCGGCCTTTACAACCGCATCCTCAAAGAGGTCGAAGGACCGCTGATCGAAATCGCCCTGGATGCCACCGGCGGCAATCAGGCGAAATGCGCCGATCTGCTGGGGATCAACCGCAATACTTTGCGCAAGAAGATCACAGACCTTGATATCCGCGTGACACGCCGCCGCAAATTGATGTAA